In Leptolyngbya subtilissima AS-A7, the genomic window ACCCCACATCGATGGTGGTGATTAAGGATTTGGAACTTTCCCTCGGTCAAAGCAGCGGCTTCTCGGACTACCTCTCCGAGTACGAACGGTCGTCGGCCAGCGGTGGTGGTGCGCTCTCCCTCGGTCCCTTTAACCTGGGCGGTTCTCACAAACGCAGCACCAGCCTGGGCGAAACTACCTCCAAGCATGGCTATTCCTTTGATGGCCAAACTATGAAGGTGCCAGGTATGCAGGTAATTGGCTTTAAGTGCCATGTTCTACCCAAGTCTCCTAATCCATTACCCAACATCGAGAAGTGGATCTAGTTTGTGTGGATTGATGGGATGAAAGAATAGATAAATCTTGAGTATTGAGGTTGAGATTTGAGTGAATAATTTAATTCAAATCTCAATCTTTTTTCAGTTTTTTCGCTACTTTGAAAAGCCCTTTTTCCTGTCAAAATTTATGGTTTTAGGCTCAACTTAATTAAGGAAAAATTATGGACGCGATCGCTCAATTGGCCCTGACGCAAAAAGCTCAAAGTGTTTTTGGGGGCGACAATACATTTCTCAGTTTTCCCCTCACACCGCTGCAATATACCCAGGATGACCTGAGTTTTGTGCAAAATTTCAATGTGTCTCGACTAAAAGAATTTTCATTGCTGGTCAACTTAATCCCCAACGGACAGGCATGGCAGCCGACAGAAGCCTATTATCTCTGGGATGTTTATGGCGATGTTTTAGGTGGCCATGATACCGAATTAGCCCAGTCTACCCGCACGGCTCAAGAAGAAACTCAATACCAACGAGCTGTACAGTTTTTAAGTATTGCTGGTGCCGACGGCTGGCCAGAGATGAGCCCAGCAGTAAAGGCCTACAATCAATTTCGAGATCAGTGGTTTGTGCTTCAAGAACATTACAATTCAGTCAAAATCACTGGCGAGACTACAACTGATCTCGCTCTCAGGGAGCAATGGCTTAGAGTAGACGAACCTCGACTTCGGCAACAACTCCGTGATTTAGAGAACCGCTGGCTGAGTGAGGGATTTAAGCAAGAGGTAGAGCAATCTCAAGAGATACGCAGTCGCCTAGGGGCCAAAAACCCCCATAGAACTTGGGGAGAGTGGAACAGCAAGTTTGACCCCAGTATAAATGCTCTGACCGATGTAGATGGAGTAGAGTTTTATCCCAGCAGTTTTTCGCCGATGAATGCGTTGGCATCGGGTTCTTGGCAAACCTTCAACCTGACCCGGGACGAAGTGGACGCGATGGTCAAAACCGCTCCTGCCGAGTTGCGATCGCGCCTTGCCGCCGACCTCCAAGCATCAGATATTGAGTCAATTTCTCTGGAATTTAGCTCTGCTGCGATTGTACGAACTTGGCTAGATTCTGACCTTTTCAAAGCTCGTTTTTGGCGGTTTATAGATCGCTCTCGGCAGCTTTCTAACGGCAATACACCCCCTGCTGGTCAATGTCCTGCCTATGTCAGTGCAGTGGTGTTTGCCCGCAACATTACAATAAAGCGCCGGGTTCAACCACCTGCGCCCGCAACCCCGACAACGCCTAGCCCATTCTCCCCGGCAACGCCCGTTGTTATTCGCCCTAGACGGCCTAAACCTGATATTTTCATTGACCCAACTGATTTTCCCAAGGGTAAACGTTACTGGGATCGCCCCTCTGTCATGATGAAGATGGTCGCTAGCCCCGTCACCTCGCTCGACCTGTCCTATCCCATCCTGGCTCAAACGGCACAACCCAACTTAGCCCCAGGGAGCGTCGCTCAATCGATAGTGACTCAACCCCTGAAGGCAGACGCTCAGTCGCTTAAGGTCAACTCGTTGAATACGGCTCAACTTCGGCCGATACACACTATCGAACCGGCGGATCTACCCTCGAGGAAACCGCTACGGCCAATGGATATAAACCCCGAAATTTCTCAGGCCGCTGCGTCAAAGGCATTCTTGCGACTCCAGCAGGAAGCCGTCATGCGCCCCACGCTGCCCCAGGCAAGCAAGGTTTCGCAGGAACCCAGCCAAACGAAAACCACCTCCACGGCGGCTGACCAAATTTACATCCTGGCGTTTATTTGCAAGCCTGTACCCCTCAGCCCCAACCCCGATTCCGCGTTGCAGTGGTAGTTGCTGGTCTCTCTGAGCGAGGCTGTATCGGCCTAATCCATAGAGTTGATAACAATGTACTCTCCCAGCCATGGGTACTCATTCTCATGGCCTTAACTGCGGCTACTGCGATCGCATTTAACCTACCTCTGCTTAGCAAAAATCAGCGTGACTACCGCTTATAGAAGGCCTCAACTGCCCTCTATCATTGCTTTAGATGGATTGCGGGGAGCCTAAACGTTGCCGAACCCTTACACTCCGGCCCTGAGCGACAGATCGCAGATACAGCGCGATCTGTCGCTCAGCTCAACTTCCAGTCACCGCTGGCCTGGGACTGTAGGCAATGCTGGGGCGCTGTCGGGGGGTAATAAACAGGCGCTGCATGGCTTGGGTGCGATCGCTGCTGGTTTCACCATCTGCCACTGTCCACATCGTGTCGTAGAAGAAAAACGAGACGCCAGCAAAGCCCATGCCTCGGGCCGTCTGCACCTGCTGTTGAATTAGTGCCATGGGCATAGGTCGATCCTTCAAACCGCTTAGAATGCCAACGCCAGTAGGGATATGGCGACGAGCCTGCTGAAAGGCGCGATCGCGAAGGGCGTTGCGAAAGCTGGCCAGGTTATCGCGATAAATCTGGACGACGAGCTCTTCGATGTAGCCTTTTTCTCGCCAGCGGGGCCAGTCTTGGAGATGGTGGGTATAGGCAAAGGCAGCCGGGTTGGGCGAAACCGATAGCACCGCGTTGGGTCGTCTTGCTTTGACCGTCCAAAACACCCGGTCGACAAACGCGGTGATTTTGTCAGCTCGCCAGCGCGTCCATTCGGCGTCGTAGGGGTTGGCTGGTGGTGCTTGGCCGCGATGCTCCTGCCGATAGAGGTTGATGGTGTAGGGGTCGTAGCCAAAGGCTACCGGCAAGCTGAAGTGATCATCCAGCTGGAGACCGTCGACCTCGTAATTGGCCATCAGCTCGGCAATCAGGTCGAGGATGAACTGTTGCACCTCTGGGTGAAATGGATTGAGCCATACCCGAGGGTGTCTGCCCTCTTGGTCTCGGCTCGCAGCGGGTAGAACTCCCTGCTTTTGGGTCAGCCAGTCAGGATGGCGCTGGGCCAGGGGCGAGTTGGCCGGAGCCATGAAGCCAAACTCAAACCAAGGAATAACACTGAGGCCGCGATCCTTAGCGGTTTTGACCACTTCGAGCAGCATGTCGCGATCGCCCTGGGCCGCTTCTAATGCCTCGTTGCGCCCCTGGTTTTCTAAGTCGGGATAGAGCCCCTGTCTGTAACCCGTCGCTCGCTCCGCCACCTGACTGGGGTAGAGCGTGTAGCCCCAGCTCCACACCGCTGGGTAGACGGTATTGAACCGGTTGTTGGCCAGCTGTTGCAGCGAGTTTTGGACTGCTTGCTCTGAAAAAAGCACCTGACTATCGACATTGGTCAGCCAGACTCCCCGAATTTCGGCGGGTGCATTGGCAATGGCCTGTGCTGGCAACAACCCGATTGCGCCTTGAGCGATCCCGATTACTAGGGCTGTCAATATAGCGAGGCCTAAATAGCAAAACCGTCTCATAGCATTTCCCAACTAGCCCTACAGGCGTTTTCGAACCTATTACCAAATGCCAGTATTTCGGATCGATTGTCTGAACTTGTCAGCCTGATATTCAACTGGTACACAGATTTGAGAGATGGTTCGGAAATCGCATAGGCGCTCCTCGCGGTAAACGTTATAGCGAGTAAGGTTCCTTTTGGGCGCGTCCCTTTGCTAACAAAGAGCTCTCTGGAGGAACCCGTGGGAGTGTAGTTTGCTCAAAGTAAAGACTTGAGTTGAGCGGCATAGCGATCGCCCGTAATGGCGAGGAAACTCCCCATATACCCCAGACGTGGCAGTTTTTATTCATACCCGTATCCAGCACCGCCGATTCTGCGAGTTCATTGCGCCTTTGCCAGGAGCATAGGAGGGCAAGGATATTGCCCTGGAGCTGAGGGTATTTATTGTGATGGCCGCTAACGCGTCCTACGCCTTGAAAGCGATCGCCAATCTAACCTTTTTGCCCACTCTGTCGAAGCTTTAGTTCAAGCCCAAAAATTAACAACCAGCGTCACCTAGAACTGGAATTTCCGTCATTTCTCCGTTCTGCTGAAGTTGCAGGGTGCCCTCTACAGCGACCGACTCAATTTCTCCCGGTTCACCGAGGGTGACATTGACCTGCAGCTTAATTGTGTCATCTGGACTGGCAAAATTTTGTAAGGTTTGTTGTCCGTAAAACTTATTACCCGATGCGGCGATGCGGCGGAAGCGGATAAACTCGCCATTGAGTTTCATGAGGGCCACAGCATCGGCTGGGGGTTGAGCCAGACCGTTAAAGAAGAGATACTCCTGCGATCGCAGGCCATCATCCCGGTGCCACAGAGTCATGCCGCAGCCACCCCCATCCTGAGCAAACAGTTCGTCAAGGGTAAATTGATCAATTACCGAAAGCGCAGGGTTAGAGGTAGGGTCGCTAAGCACTGGTGGCGAGGTGTCTGGGGGCCGGGTGCCCACTGGGGTACAAGCCAAGACCACAGGCGTTAATAGCAGCAGTAAAGATGGTAGGCGTTTCATCACTGGGTCGCGTTACTGTAGATAGCATAACTAGAGACTGCCTGGGTCCGATCGACACCGATATGAATCCTGCAGACAGGGCTTTTGCCGTGGAAATGAGCAAGCTGACTGCCCACGGTCGCTATGGACAGAAGACGAGGTGGCTGGCATGGTCTCTTATCTCGCCAGTTCTGAAGCCGCGTTTGTTACGGGCGCGAACCTCAAAACTGATGGCGGATTTACCGCTTGAACGAGACAACAATCTAATGCGCTATCCATGGGAGATCGCAATGCCTAGTCGAAGCCAAGAATGAACCCAGCAGCGCGGCCTCAGCAGCAGGAGAGATAGCCAAGCGTCCTAAACAGAGGAATATCATGAATAAGCCCGAGTTTTTTGGTACCCCCAGTTATGGCGAATACACGCTGAATGAGTTGTATTACTCGCAAGCGGTAAAAAGTGGCAGTCGAGCGGAGACATCTGGAAAGGCGGCATTGATGACAATCTGCAAATTCCCGAATTGCTTGCGGATGAGATTGCTCAGGCGCTTCAGAACGTAGAGCGAACCTTGGCGACTGCCGGTGCGGGTTGGGAGCGTGTTGTCCACGTCAATTCTTACCACGTTGGTGGGTCTCCCCAGAGGTTAACGAGGTGTGGTCAGGCTGTTTCTTCGTTACATGCTCAACCACGCCCCAATATGGACAGAGGTAGGAGTCGCGGTTCTTGGATTTCCAACGATGCGGATTGAAATTCGCATTACTGCAATTGTTCTGTAGGTTTTGCGTAAGCGACAACGCTGCACACTAAGCGGATGAAATCTAACTCCGGGCAAAGGGTTGGTGCAGCAGACTCCAACCCAGATGGCTGAGCGATCGAGCAGTATTTAGAGAACGAAGCATCTTCGAACGAATGTTCGTGAGTACTGAATCGTCCCACCACGAATGCTGTCGCTCCCTTCATGTGCCCTATTTTGTCGAAGGTGGAAGGCTCCCTTCACAATCGCGCGATCGCATCCACCTTTGCCTCCTCCAACACATCAAGATACCGCTGCAACGCGACCACCCGCCCAGGTCTTGAATTGCCTTCAACCCCCGCCGAGCTGGGTCGCCCAAGTGCGCCGGTTGCTGTGGGTGCTGTAGCCGCGCAGGCCGAGGCGATCGCACGCCTTCCGCAACGCCAAATCACAGGCCTGCTGCGTAATCGGCTGCTCTCCACTGCGACCCGGAAACAAATAATCCCCGTCGGGTAAATCTGCCGTAGCTAGCACCGCCTTGAGCTTGGGGTGAATCGGCACCGCTCGCGTCCGCTGTGTCTTCGTCGTTGCCTTGCGCAGCACCAACGTATTCCCTACCACCTCCTCAGCCCGCAGCTGTCGTGCTTCGCTGACTCGGCAGCCGGTGTAGTAGTAGATTGAGAAGAGCGATCGCATCTTCGGACTCAGCTCTTCCTCACCTGCTTAAACTAATCCGCCCACCAAATGTCTAGCTAGTCGTGGCGATTTTGCTTCGGCACCAGCCCACCTCAGACTGGATCTAATTTGACCCTATAAACTATGACTTGCTCTTTTTAATTTCAGCAAGTGCAGTTCATCGGAATACCAAAGGTTTCAGTGAGTTGAAGCGAAAAGAGGTCAAAACGGCGAGGATTGTTGAGAATGAGCTCCTGTTATTGAGAATAGCAAGGTGAATTGCTACAGAGCAAACGTACTCTGCAACGGCTGAAGCCGAGAAACTACAGAGCCCGACGCTATCTTCCGTAGATGAATCATAGAACTCGTATAAAGACAAAGCTTACGCTTGAGTGTTTCCATAAAAACGCGGATTCTGATCGATGAATTGATTCAGAAAGGCGACCTGTCCTGGCTGAGCAAGCTCGTATTGATATAATTCAACCAACGCGAAGTCTTGGATTCTGGGTAGTAATCACACGCTTGTCCGCACCGGGAACTCGATTCCTGCGAGGAAGGGGAGATTGCTTCTGTTTGAACGGGCATCACGCCTGGTTCAACTCAGACCGTTGCAGTTTAGACCTGCCTCAAGCTCTCACGCACGGACAGTCTCTAGTTTTGCTCAGGGCTCAATTTGAATTTTATCTTATATCTTACGGCTTTTTTTATGTTTGACCTCTCTACCCTCAACGGCAGCAACGGCTTTGTGATTAACGGCATTGATGCGGGTGACCTGTCAGGCTTTTCCGTCAGCAATGCGGGCGACATCAACAACGATGGCGTCGACGACCTGATTATTGGAGCAAGCGGCGCCGACCCAAATGGCAAAAGTGATGCTGGTAAAAGCTATGTGGTATTTGGTGGAGCCGGTGTGGGCAGCAGCGGCAGCTTCAATCTCCCAGACCTCCACTAGTCTGGGTCCTCGTACCTTTGTCGCCCTCAACAACGACACGGCTGGGTTTCAGGAGGCTAGCAATGCTGTGATTGAGATTACTGGCTTCAGCAGTAGTTTGACCAGTTTGGTCATTGCCTAATCTCTCATCGACCCATTAACCCAGTGAGGGGCGATCGCACCGTGTTTTGCCGCTCTGTCAATGCGTACAGTGCGATTCGCCTCACCTACCCACTCATGAAAGCTTGCTAGTCCTCTAATAAACGTCACACCTCTCAAGTTTCTGACATGCCTTATTCAACGTGGTTTGCAGTGCTATTCAGTTGCGGCGTAGGGCAACTAGCTTGAGCAATTTTGTTGGTTCCAGAGGCACCGACCAAATCAGATTCCGACGTGAAAATACCACGACTAAAAACTCCGTATGAACACGGTGGTTAAATTGGGGTAGTTTTTTTCTGCCTACGATGCCCCTAGGCGGACTACCTACTCTTGGTGCGACACAACGTCATTAGCAGCGGCCATCTCAGCAATCATGCTCCGCTCTGGATATAAGGGATACCTGCTCGATGCTTGGCATGAGTGGGGGTCAGCGCCCACAGCTTCTGGCGTTGAGTAGACCAGGCAGCCTCATAGCCCGATATACTTTCACGGCTCAAGGCCGATGCCGAGTTCTTTGCAGTCGCGGTTAGGGTTGAAGGTGATCCCGGCAGGGAGAATGGTGGGGCAAAACTTCACCCAAGTGAACCGCCTTGAGTTAAAGCCTTAGCTCCTTTGTCCACTGCTTAAATTAGCAACGCCTAAAAACCAATTTTGTGCAATTGCTGATTCAAAAGGTGCTTTAGTTTAAACACAGGACAGCGACTCGAGGGCACCGAAGAATTTTCACCAATCAACTTTGCATTGGGGGCTACATTAGCTACCTGGCTTTGAGCAATCTGGAGTGCAGCATGAGCCGTTGCAAGCGCTTTAAAATCTTTGTTTATGGCCGACATCTGCTGCAGATAGGCGTTAAGGTAGCGCATTCTCACCTGAGGATCATCGCTGGAGCGACTAAGAAAGGGTAGATCAAGCTCAGTCATAAATCGAATCGCCAGCATAGGGATCGGGCTCCGCAGAGGCCGAAAGTCTGGATTGTGTAGCCCTGGGCTTTCGTTATGCTCATGAAATTCTCCAATCATTAGCCCTTCTTCTACAAAGAAGGGCTTTAATTGCTGCTGAATTCGATCAATTAAAGCTGTCTGCTCAAGCAGCCCTGAAATATCTGGGAAAATCAGTAAAATTGCTTTGTATATAGCTAGATCACCCTGCTGCGGCTCCATTGTCAAAAACTGCGTTCGATAGCTTTTCACCAAATCGGCAATTTGAGGCTCTTCCAGGCCTTCGGTGTGGACAACGACGCTTTTGATAGTATCCATTCGCAGCGCTCTTGGCACGAATGGACAGACAATTCCTGGCCGCCCTAACTTAGGATGGGGGCTACCCAAAAACTCCTTTATCCAATCTTGAATTTTTTCTTTATAGACGATATCCGCAGCTTTTTTGGATGTTGTGAGCATAGTTAAAGCCAGAAAAAAGACAAAACGATAAAGCCTTGAAAGATGTTAAAGACAAGGTAGAACTAATTTCAACCTTGCCTTAAACGATATGGTTTCTAGACGGACAAGAGTTTTAGCCTTGATCCAAGAAAATATCGAACGGGTGAAATCAGAAATTATTAATTTATGATTTGATAGACTTTTGATGAACTAATTGCTAGAAGACAGCATCAGTGGGCTTTTGTGTGCTCTCAACCAAATAGCTAGTACTAACGGTGAGCCTAGGGAGCATAGGGCTAACGGTTGACAAGCTACTTTGATTTGTACAGACTCCAGAAAAAAGCGACATCAAAATTTCAACCAAGGTAGTGCCTATCGTCCATTTAGGCGTTTCGTCG contains:
- a CDS encoding glycoside hydrolase family 10 protein codes for the protein MRRFCYLGLAILTALVIGIAQGAIGLLPAQAIANAPAEIRGVWLTNVDSQVLFSEQAVQNSLQQLANNRFNTVYPAVWSWGYTLYPSQVAERATGYRQGLYPDLENQGRNEALEAAQGDRDMLLEVVKTAKDRGLSVIPWFEFGFMAPANSPLAQRHPDWLTQKQGVLPAASRDQEGRHPRVWLNPFHPEVQQFILDLIAELMANYEVDGLQLDDHFSLPVAFGYDPYTINLYRQEHRGQAPPANPYDAEWTRWRADKITAFVDRVFWTVKARRPNAVLSVSPNPAAFAYTHHLQDWPRWREKGYIEELVVQIYRDNLASFRNALRDRAFQQARRHIPTGVGILSGLKDRPMPMALIQQQVQTARGMGFAGVSFFFYDTMWTVADGETSSDRTQAMQRLFITPRQRPSIAYSPRPAVTGS
- a CDS encoding SDR family oxidoreductase — protein: MPGSDRHRYESCRQGFCRGNEQADCPRSLWTEDEVAGMVSYLASSEAAFVTGANLKTDGGFTA
- a CDS encoding tyrosine-type recombinase/integrase, with the protein product MRSLFSIYYYTGCRVSEARQLRAEEVVGNTLVLRKATTKTQRTRAVPIHPKLKAVLATADLPDGDYLFPGRSGEQPITQQACDLALRKACDRLGLRGYSTHSNRRTWATQLGGG
- a CDS encoding integrin alpha produces the protein MFDLSTLNGSNGFVINGIDAGDLSGFSVSNAGDINNDGVDDLIIGASGADPNGKSDAGKSYVVFGGAGVGSSGSFNLPDLH
- a CDS encoding bluetail domain-containing putative surface protein gives rise to the protein MWYLVEPVWAAAAASISQTSTSLGPRTFVALNNDTAGFQEASNAVIEITGFSSSLTSLVIA
- a CDS encoding DUF6875 domain-containing protein encodes the protein MLTTSKKAADIVYKEKIQDWIKEFLGSPHPKLGRPGIVCPFVPRALRMDTIKSVVVHTEGLEEPQIADLVKSYRTQFLTMEPQQGDLAIYKAILLIFPDISGLLEQTALIDRIQQQLKPFFVEEGLMIGEFHEHNESPGLHNPDFRPLRSPIPMLAIRFMTELDLPFLSRSSDDPQVRMRYLNAYLQQMSAINKDFKALATAHAALQIAQSQVANVAPNAKLIGENSSVPSSRCPVFKLKHLLNQQLHKIGF